One Bacillus sp. FJAT-52991 genomic region harbors:
- the clpC gene encoding ATP-dependent protease ATP-binding subunit ClpC, translated as MMFGRFTERAQKVLALAQDEAIRLGHSNIGTEHILLGLVREGEGIAAKALYGLGLSSEKIQQEVEKLIGRGEGSTQTVHYTPRAKKVTELSMDEARKLGHSYVGTEHILLGLIREGEGVAARVLSNLGVSLNKARQQVLQLLGSNESNGHQGGAASSVNTPTLDSLARDLTVIAREGSLDPVIGRSKEIQRVIEVLSRRTKNNPVLIGEPGVGKTAIAEGLAQQIINNEVPETLRNKRVMTLDMGTVVAGTKYRGEFEDRLKKVMDEIRQAGNIILFIDELHTLIGAGGAEGAIDASNILKPSLARGELQCIGATTLDEYRKYIEKDAALERRFQPIQVDEPTLEESIQILKGLRDRYEAHHRVSITDEAIEAAVKMSDRYISDRFLPDKAIDLIDEAGSKVRLRSFTTPPNLKELEVKLEGIRNEKDAAVQSQEFEKAASLRDSEQKLREELERTKNSWKEKQGKENSEVTVEDIAIVVSSWTGIPVSKLAQTETEKLLKLEEILHSRLIGQEEAVKAVSKAVRRARAGLKDPKRPIGSFIFLGPTGVGKTELAKALAESMFGDEDAMIRIDMSEYMEKHSTSRLVGSPPGYVGYEEGGQLTEKVRRKPYSVILLDEIEKAHPDVFNILLQVLEDGRLTDSKGRTVDFRNTVLIMTSNVGAQSLKRNKYVGFNIQDGEQDFKDMKGKVMEELKRAFRPEFLNRIDEIIVFHALEKKHLKEIVTLMSDQLTNRLKEQDIIVELTDKAKEKIADEGYDPEYGARPLRRALQKQVEDRLSEELLKGKVLTGQHVIVDVDNNEFVVKIKEPSAF; from the coding sequence ATGATGTTCGGTCGATTTACTGAAAGAGCTCAGAAAGTTTTGGCACTGGCACAGGATGAAGCAATTCGTCTTGGGCATAGCAATATAGGTACAGAGCATATTCTCTTAGGGTTAGTGCGAGAAGGAGAAGGAATTGCTGCAAAAGCTTTATATGGCCTTGGACTTAGTTCGGAGAAAATTCAGCAAGAAGTTGAGAAGTTGATTGGTCGAGGAGAAGGAAGTACACAAACTGTCCATTACACTCCCCGTGCAAAAAAAGTAACTGAATTATCGATGGATGAGGCAAGAAAACTAGGCCACTCTTATGTAGGAACGGAGCATATCTTGCTTGGATTGATTCGAGAAGGGGAGGGCGTGGCCGCACGAGTTCTTAGTAATTTAGGTGTGAGCTTAAATAAAGCCCGTCAGCAAGTTCTTCAATTACTAGGCAGCAATGAATCAAATGGACATCAAGGTGGAGCAGCATCTAGCGTGAACACACCGACGCTTGATAGTCTAGCTCGAGACTTAACGGTTATAGCGAGAGAAGGTAGTCTAGACCCTGTCATTGGCCGTAGTAAAGAAATTCAAAGGGTCATTGAAGTGTTGAGTAGAAGAACGAAAAATAATCCAGTGTTAATTGGTGAGCCAGGCGTTGGGAAAACGGCCATTGCAGAAGGCCTTGCCCAACAGATTATTAATAATGAAGTGCCGGAAACTCTCCGTAATAAGCGAGTCATGACACTGGATATGGGTACGGTTGTAGCTGGTACAAAGTATCGCGGCGAATTTGAAGACCGTTTAAAGAAAGTAATGGATGAAATTCGTCAGGCGGGAAATATCATTTTATTCATTGATGAGCTGCATACACTCATTGGAGCAGGAGGAGCAGAAGGAGCGATCGATGCTTCCAATATTTTAAAACCTTCCTTAGCTCGTGGGGAATTGCAATGTATTGGTGCAACTACACTTGATGAGTACCGTAAATATATTGAAAAAGATGCCGCACTTGAGCGTCGTTTCCAGCCGATTCAAGTAGATGAACCAACATTAGAAGAATCGATTCAAATTTTAAAAGGGTTAAGAGATCGCTATGAGGCGCATCACCGTGTATCGATCACGGATGAAGCGATTGAAGCAGCTGTGAAAATGTCAGATCGATATATTTCAGATCGCTTTCTTCCAGATAAAGCGATTGATTTAATTGATGAAGCTGGTTCTAAAGTTCGGTTACGCTCCTTTACAACACCTCCTAATCTGAAAGAATTGGAAGTGAAGTTAGAGGGCATCCGAAATGAAAAGGATGCGGCTGTACAAAGTCAAGAGTTTGAAAAAGCGGCATCGTTACGTGATTCAGAGCAAAAACTACGTGAAGAACTAGAGCGTACGAAAAACAGCTGGAAAGAAAAGCAAGGCAAAGAAAACAGTGAAGTGACCGTCGAAGATATTGCAATTGTTGTCTCTAGTTGGACCGGTATTCCTGTCTCTAAACTTGCTCAAACAGAAACAGAAAAACTGTTAAAATTAGAAGAAATTTTACATTCACGTCTAATCGGACAGGAAGAAGCGGTAAAAGCTGTCTCTAAAGCAGTCCGTCGTGCAAGAGCTGGTTTAAAAGACCCGAAACGCCCAATTGGTTCATTTATTTTCTTAGGACCAACTGGTGTCGGTAAAACGGAACTAGCAAAAGCGTTAGCTGAATCGATGTTTGGGGATGAGGATGCGATGATTCGCATTGATATGTCTGAATACATGGAGAAACATTCGACATCCCGCCTTGTTGGTTCACCTCCAGGATATGTCGGTTATGAGGAAGGCGGCCAGCTAACAGAAAAAGTTCGTCGCAAGCCATACTCAGTTATATTATTGGATGAAATCGAAAAAGCACATCCCGATGTATTTAATATTTTATTACAAGTGCTTGAGGATGGGCGTTTAACAGATTCAAAAGGACGTACGGTAGATTTCAGGAACACGGTGCTGATTATGACTTCCAATGTGGGAGCTCAATCGCTGAAACGCAATAAATATGTAGGTTTTAATATTCAAGATGGAGAACAAGATTTCAAAGATATGAAGGGCAAAGTGATGGAAGAGTTAAAGCGTGCCTTCCGCCCAGAGTTCCTTAACCGTATTGATGAAATTATTGTGTTCCATGCTTTAGAGAAAAAGCATTTGAAAGAAATTGTGACATTAATGTCTGATCAGTTAACGAATCGATTGAAGGAGCAAGATATTATCGTTGAACTGACGGATAAGGCGAAAGAAAAAATTGCCGATGAAGGATACGATCCAGAGTACGGAGCTCGTCCGCTACGTCGTGCGTTACAAAAACAAGTAGAAGATCGCTTGTCTGAGGAACTGCTAAAAGGTAAAGTATTAACGGGTCAACATGTGATCGTGGATGTTGATAATAATGAGTTTGTCGTGAAGATAAAGGAACCATCTGCTTTTTAG
- a CDS encoding PIN/TRAM domain-containing protein, translated as MLRRLVQAGFIILGGTLGIILIPDFLKLIKLDDVHLINNPYVAAILGALLFYVLTFWAIDHIVSFVKWLEDCIVTAPLTDILSGSLGLILGLIVAFLAGSTLSSVEIPLVNTVVPIFLTLLLGYLGFQVGFKKRDEITSLFSINKGGKKKEVVEELVVPKKSNKILDTSVIIDGRIADICQTGFLEGCIIIPQFVLEELQHIADSSDTLKRTKGRRGLDILNRIQKDIPVDVEIIERDFEDIQEVDSKLVKLAKEMNGIVVTNDFNLNKVCELQNVQVLNINDLANAVKPLVIPGEEMHVLVIKDGKEQKQGIAYLDDGTMIVVEEGRDYIGKHIDVVVTSVLQTSAGRMIFAKPKMIEKAL; from the coding sequence ATGTTAAGACGTCTTGTGCAGGCGGGCTTTATTATTTTAGGTGGTACACTAGGCATTATTTTGATTCCGGACTTTTTAAAATTAATTAAATTAGATGACGTTCACTTAATTAATAACCCGTATGTGGCAGCTATATTAGGAGCGTTGCTGTTTTATGTGCTAACCTTTTGGGCAATTGATCATATAGTTAGTTTTGTGAAATGGTTAGAAGATTGCATTGTGACTGCTCCGTTGACGGACATTCTTTCTGGAAGTTTAGGGTTAATTTTAGGGTTAATTGTAGCCTTTTTGGCAGGGAGTACCCTGTCTTCTGTTGAAATCCCGCTTGTGAACACAGTAGTACCGATTTTCTTAACATTATTACTTGGTTACTTAGGGTTCCAAGTAGGCTTTAAAAAACGAGATGAGATTACTAGTCTTTTCTCAATCAATAAAGGTGGAAAGAAAAAAGAAGTCGTTGAGGAACTTGTGGTGCCGAAGAAGTCGAATAAAATTTTGGACACAAGTGTAATTATTGATGGTAGAATTGCTGATATTTGTCAAACGGGCTTTTTAGAAGGGTGTATTATCATTCCTCAATTCGTCCTTGAAGAATTGCAACATATTGCTGATTCTTCCGATACGTTAAAGCGAACGAAAGGGCGAAGAGGTTTAGATATTTTAAATCGTATTCAAAAAGACATCCCGGTTGATGTGGAGATTATTGAGCGAGATTTTGAGGATATTCAAGAAGTAGATAGCAAGCTTGTGAAGCTAGCGAAAGAGATGAACGGGATCGTTGTGACGAATGATTTTAATTTAAATAAAGTATGTGAATTGCAAAACGTCCAAGTGTTAAATATTAACGATTTAGCAAACGCGGTGAAGCCATTAGTCATCCCTGGAGAGGAAATGCATGTGCTTGTCATTAAGGATGGGAAAGAGCAGAAGCAGGGGATTGCTTATTTAGACGATGGTACGATGATCGTTGTAGAAGAAGGACGAGACTATATCGGCAAGCATATTGATGTAGTGGTTACAAGTGTACTACAAACATCAGCAGGACGAATGATTTTTGCTAAGCCGAAAATGATTGAAAAAGCGCTTTAA
- the radA gene encoding DNA repair protein RadA — MAKKKTKFMCQSCGYESPKWMGRCPGCNQWNQMVEEVSITGTPKRTFMHSETTVSTKPAKLSAVETVQEPRVTTDLKEFNRVLGGGVVPGSLVLIGGDPGIGKSTLLLQVSSQLSAKASKVLYISGEESIKQTKLRADRLAVKDDNLFIYSETNLQLIHSAIEELAPSFVIIDSIQTVYHPEVTSAPGSVSQVRECTAELMRIAKMNGIAIFIVGHVTKEGSIAGPRLLEHMVDTVLYFEGERHHTYRILRAVKNRFGSTNEMGIFEMKEDGLEEVANPSEIFLEERSQGTSGSTVVASMEGTRPVLVEIQALISPTVFGNPRRMATGIDHNRVTLLMAVLEKRVGLLLQNQDAYLKVAGGVKLDEPAIDLAIAVSIASSFRDQPTNPTDCIIGEVGLTGEVRRVSRIEQRVSEAAKLGFTRIIIPSNNLGGWKVPEGVELAAVSTVNEALKIIFGK, encoded by the coding sequence ATGGCGAAGAAAAAAACGAAATTTATGTGTCAATCATGTGGATATGAGTCGCCGAAATGGATGGGAAGATGCCCTGGGTGTAATCAATGGAACCAAATGGTCGAAGAAGTGTCGATTACGGGTACACCCAAGCGGACATTTATGCATTCAGAAACAACGGTTTCTACAAAGCCGGCTAAGTTATCAGCGGTAGAGACAGTCCAAGAACCAAGGGTCACAACGGATTTAAAGGAATTTAACCGAGTGCTAGGTGGAGGTGTTGTGCCAGGATCGCTCGTCTTAATTGGGGGAGATCCGGGGATTGGGAAATCAACGTTGCTGTTACAAGTCTCTTCGCAACTAAGTGCAAAGGCGAGTAAAGTGTTATATATATCCGGTGAGGAATCGATTAAGCAGACGAAATTACGAGCCGATCGACTAGCGGTGAAGGATGATAATTTATTCATCTATTCGGAAACGAATTTGCAGCTCATTCATTCTGCGATTGAAGAATTGGCGCCATCTTTTGTTATTATTGATTCTATTCAGACGGTATATCATCCTGAAGTGACTTCTGCTCCAGGAAGCGTGTCTCAAGTGCGTGAATGTACGGCTGAACTGATGCGAATCGCGAAAATGAATGGAATCGCGATCTTTATTGTTGGCCATGTTACAAAAGAAGGTTCGATTGCAGGACCTCGATTATTGGAGCATATGGTGGATACTGTGTTATATTTTGAAGGAGAACGTCATCATACGTACCGAATTTTACGAGCGGTAAAAAATCGTTTCGGTTCTACAAATGAAATGGGCATTTTTGAAATGAAAGAAGATGGATTAGAAGAAGTAGCGAATCCATCAGAAATATTTTTAGAAGAACGTTCTCAAGGTACATCTGGTTCGACCGTTGTTGCATCTATGGAAGGAACACGACCCGTTCTTGTTGAAATTCAAGCGCTCATATCACCAACCGTTTTTGGGAATCCTCGTCGAATGGCAACAGGTATTGATCACAATCGAGTGACACTTTTAATGGCGGTACTTGAAAAGCGAGTGGGGTTACTGTTGCAAAATCAAGATGCTTACTTGAAAGTAGCAGGTGGAGTCAAGCTGGATGAACCAGCGATTGATCTAGCGATTGCTGTTAGTATTGCTTCAAGTTTTCGTGATCAGCCAACAAATCCGACTGATTGTATTATTGGAGAAGTTGGGTTGACCGGTGAAGTGAGAAGAGTATCAAGAATTGAACAGCGAGTCTCTGAGGCCGCTAAGCTAGGATTTACTCGTATTATTATACCGTCTAATAATTTAGGTGGATGGAAAGTACCTGAAGGAGTTGAACTAGCGGCTGTCTCTACGGTGAATGAAGCACTCAAAATTATTTTTGGTAAATAA